In Labrus mixtus chromosome 3, fLabMix1.1, whole genome shotgun sequence, a single window of DNA contains:
- the lepr gene encoding leptin receptor: protein MTTKMVWSVMLTFLMHIFLLSHSVQCSESEEVSPLRSDVLDLPWQDELCCDSPVGRLNVEGEDAHARGSNRSESNLPHDPRCSFRSSTAGSHPHGTSAGACLDVLCRIDNWENLTCDLQSHSPTLTTVDLGPIAVSLQRLLSDEEEEEDESSSSNPVFCTSEDSFTCSLPLDAATSFVTMVTVSISDTVVPPVLLRVPPRPVKPNPPVNLSHMQTIEAELILHWEDPSDLVSGPLRYEVRYSSNSRHPAWQVMSAPGEPRLSLDLKPRLNYTVQVRCSGLVTPPLWSDWSEPHHIYLDRVSYIPEKVLAKPGENVTVYCVFNDHDINASMAVWVLNFQQQLHHSQYHPVNRWVSQITVRPSETRLYDLLQCTQEWNIPYSQIYVEGASIDITCVTNGDINAMDCSWENTQWTNPIFRSRWADLPCDVMEEKERAGETVGELGPSCLHVRFRQKTCTIQPLRMNCYKLWLEVPSRLGPVRSKPVYLSPIDHVKPHAPTHVKAVSRSSRVLAVTWEPPFLPSEGVQCQFRYHSLSSVRAQPEWRVLDPVRVPQAEVTVADMCWVYVVEVRCMHTSGTGYWSKWSEPVYSTPQNSRAPEHGPDFWRILQDDPYRNQTNVTLLFEPLQISGHSYCVDGFIVQHQTSSGYVMREQVDLALSFSFEWDQSLQTVTVEAYNSLGSSTNNFNMTLERQPKRRCVRSFSVLVINSTCVSLSWTLLDNSSAPLFMVVQWSPQGQKDSDHHKGLSGETWARLPYTERPIHLRGDFFDSEECGFYMYPVFADGEGEPVYTTATRGDPAAYMMLMIVSFLSIVLFVTLVLSQNQMKKFVWKDVPNPNKCSWAKGLDLKKIDTMNRLFQHPEGLPAWPLLLPSENISKVVILDNVDLSALTTALVQAPRVSLTPDSVTTTSPSADKQAQTKKSDLVLNGAPSFVLNIDDLTASNPRTDQSQLTDDPPGSADSSAQSSVIYTTVLLSDHKQDRLHYKDGSGSSSSDEGNFSANNSDISGSFPGGLWELDDPRRSCSYNSVEELSETSEQEDEGEGGAREQKDLFYLGMDYPAEDEESEDDDDEQREEGTKNELLKNVVLNREDRSVESHPLLASEDSSELGQLLPPPTCVYSPLYLPQFRTAQSTRQLAAQTQDGKSPAAAILKQTAFK from the exons ATGACCACTAAGAT GGTTTGGTCTGTGATGTTGACATTCCTGATGCATATTTTCCTGCTGTCCCACA GTGTTCAGTGTTCAGAGTCCGAGGAAGTCTCCCCTCTCCGCTCAGATGTCTTGGACCTCCCATGGCAGGATGAGCTGTGCTGTGACTCACCTGTAGGCCGCCTCAACGTGGAGGGAGAGGACGCACACGCACGGGGGTCAAACCGCTCTGAATCAAACCTCCCACATGATCCCCGCTGCAGCTTCAGGAGCTCCACAGCTGGATCCCACCCTCATGGGACCTCTGCCG GCGCCTGTTTGGACGTACTGTGCAGAATTGACAACTGGGAAAATCTAACTTGTGACCTTCAGTCTCACAGTCCGACCTTAACCACTGTGGATCTGGGCCCCATAGCGGTTAGCTTACAGCGTCTGTT gtcagacgaagaagaagaagaagatgagtcCTCCTCTTCTAATCCTGTATTTTGTACGTCCGAGGATTCCTTCACTTGCTCGCTCCCTCTCGACGCTGCAACAAGCTTCGTCACCATGGTAACCGTCAGCATCTCCGACACCGTAGTCCCGCCAGTCCTTCTCAGGGTTCCCCCTCGACCTG TGAAACCAAATCCTCCAGTCAACCTGTCACACATGCAGACCATTGAGGCGGAGCTCATTTTACACTGGGAAGACCCGTCAGACCTCGTCTCCGGCCCACTGAGATACGAGGTCAGATACTCCTCCAACAGCCGTCACCCGGCGTGGCAG GTGATGTCAGCACCTGGAGAACCCAGGTTGTCTTTGGACCTGAAGCCCAGACTGAATTACACCGTCCAGGTTCGCTGCTCCGGCCTGGTCACGCCTCCTCTGTGGAGCGACTGGAGTGAACCTCACCACATCTACCTGGACA gGGTGAGCTACATCCCGGAGAAAGTGTTGGCCAAACCGGGGGAGAACGTGACGGTGTACTGCGTGTTCAACGACCACGACATCAACGCCAGCATGGCCGTGTGGGTGCTCAACttccagcagcagcttcaccACAGCCAGTACCATCCGGTCAACCGCTGG GTCAGCCAGATCACAGTGCGTCCTTCAGAGACTCGCCTGTACGACCTGCTGCAGTGCACTCAGGAGTGGAACATCCCGTACAGCCAGATCTATGTAGAGG GAGCTTCCATTGATATAACCTGTGTAACCAACGGTGACATCAACGCCATGGACTGTAGCTGGGAGAACACACAGTGGACAAACCCCATATTCAGATCCAG GTGGGCCGACCTCCCCTGCGATGTGATGGAAGAGAAAGAGCGAGCGGGTGAGACTGTGGGGGAGCTGGGACCTTCTTGCCTGCATGTCAGATTCAGGCAGAAGACGTGCACCATCCAGCCTCTGAGGATGAACTGCTACAAGCTGTGGCTGGAGGTCCCGTCCAGACTGGGCCCCGTCAGGTCTAAACCCGTCTACCTGTCCCCCATAGATCACG TGAAACCGCACGCGCCCACTCATGTGAAGGCGGTGAGTCGGAGCAGCCGGGTCCTGGCGGTCACATGGGAGCCGCCGTTCCTGCCAAGCGAGGGGGTCCAGTGTCAGTTTCGGTACCACTCACTTTCTTCTGTGAGAGCCCAGCCGGAGTGGAGG GTCCTGGATCCTGTGCGGGTACCACAGGCGGAGGTCACAGTGGCTGACATGTGCTGGGTGTATGTGGTAGAGGTACGCTGCATGCACACCAGTGGCACTGGATACTGGAGCAAGTGGAGCGAGCCGGTCTACTCCACACCTCAAAACAGCAGAG ctCCGGAGCATGGCCCTGATTTCTGGAGGATCCTTCAAGATGATCCGTACAGAAACCAGACTAATGTCACTCTGCTATTTGAG CCTCTCCAGATATCAGGACACTCTTACTGCGTGGATGGATTCATAGTCCAGCACCAGACCTCGAGCGGGTATGTGATGAGGGAGCAGGTGGATCTGGCGTTGTCCTTCAGCTTTGAGTGGGACCAGTCGCTTCAGACTGTGACTGTGGAGGCCTACAACAGTCTGGGGAGCTCCACAAACAACTTCAACATGACGCTGGAGAGACAGCCCAAAC GCCGATGTGTGCGCTCGTTCAGTGTGCTGGTCATCaacagcacctgtgtgtctctgtcatgGACTCTGTTGGACAACAGCTCTGCGCCTCTGTTCATGGTGGTCCAGTGGTCTCCTCAGGGCCAGAAGGACTCTGATCATCACAAAGGCCTAAGTGGAGAAACATGGGCCAGACTGCCTTACACAGAACGCCCCATTCACCTGAGAG GTGATTTCTTTGACTCTGAGGAGTGTGGTTTCTACATGTACCCTGTGTTTGCTGATGGAGAAGGAGAGCCAGTGTACACTACAG CTACGAGAGGAGACCCCGCAGCCTACATGATGCTCATGATtgtctcctttctctccatcGTCCTGTTTGTAACCCTGGTCCTCTCccaaaacca AATGAAAAAGTTTGTGTGGAAGGATGTGCCCAACCCCAACAAATGCTCCTGGGCCAAAGGACTAGACCTCAAGAAG ATCGACACCATGAACCGACTCTTCCAGCATCCAGAGGGTCTCCCAGCCTGGCCGCTGCTCCTGCCATCGGAGAACATTTCCAAAGTGGTCATTTTAGACAACGTTGATCTCTCAGCTCTGACCACAGCGTTAGTCCAAGCTCCTCGTGTGTCCCTCACTCCTGATTCAGTCACTACCACGTCCCCTTCAGCGGACAAACAAGCCCAAACTAAGAAGAGCGACTTGGTTTTAAATGGAGCGCCTTCCTTTGTTCTTAATATCGATGATTTAACCGCTTCCAACCCAAGAACAGATCAGTCGCAGCTAACAGACGATCCCCCGGGTAGTGCTGACAGCTCTGCTCAGTCGTCAGTCATATACACCACCGTGCTGCTCTCAGATCACAAGCAGGATCGTCTCCACTACAAGGACGGCAGCGGCAGCAGCTCCAGCGACGAGGGCAACTTCTCTGCCAACAACTCGGACATTTCCGGGTCGTTCCCCGGCGGTCTGTGGGAGCTGGACGACCCGCGCCGCTCCTGCTCATACAACTCTGTGGAGGAGCTTTCTGAAACGTCAGAGCAGGAAGACgaaggagaggggggggcgAGAGAGCAGAAGGACTTGTTCTATTTAGGGATGGACTATCCCGCAGAGGACGAGGAGAGCGAGGACGACGACgatgagcagagagaggaagggacaAAAAACGAGCtgcttaaaaatgttgttttgaacaGAGAGGACCGCTCCGTCGAGTCACACCCTCTTCTGGCCTCGGAGGACTCGAGCGAGCTCGGCCAGCTTCTGCCGCCGCCAACATGTGTCTACTCTCCGCTGTACCTGCCTCAGTTCAGAACTGCCCAGAGCACGAGGCAACTCGCGGCTCAAACGCAAGACGGCAAATCCCCCGCTGCTGCGATTCTGAAACAGActgctttcaaatga